A single genomic interval of Juglans regia cultivar Chandler chromosome 1, Walnut 2.0, whole genome shotgun sequence harbors:
- the LOC109000753 gene encoding heavy metal-associated isoprenylated plant protein 16-like produces the protein MKQTVVIKVSMDGHKSIFGELDGRKARSKALKIAVGLPGVVSASIKGQDRDQIEVKGNGIDTVKLARLLRKNLGPADIITVAEDGEKKEDGEKKNEPMVLHYNMVWPYGAGDVPSYFYSNPGYPFYEVRSTYQEPYPACSIM, from the exons atgaag CAAACGGTGGTGATCAAGGTGTCCATGGATGGCCACAAGTCCATCTTTGGTGAGCTGGATGGACGAAAGGCCCGCTCCAAAGCCTTGAAGATTGCAGTTGGCCTTCCTG GGGTGGTATCAGCATCTATCAAAGGACAGGATAGGGACCAAATAGAGGTCAAAGGGAATGGGATTGATACCGTAAAACTAGCAAGGTTACTCCGGAAGAACCTAGGCCCTGCAGATATAATTACGGTGGCGGAGGACGGGGAGAAAAAAGAGGACGGGGAGAAGAAAAATGAGCCGATGGTACTACACTACAATATGGTGTGGCCTTACGGGGCGGGTGACGTCCCATCCTACTTCTACTCCAACCCTGGCTACCCATTCTATGAGGTCAGGAGTACTTACCAGGAACCCTACCCAGCTTGCTCCATCATGTAA